The following coding sequences lie in one Desulfonatronum thiodismutans genomic window:
- a CDS encoding tRNA lysidine(34) synthetase, whose amino-acid sequence MSRLGKLTFAQKKCLGPAGLLMQRTGMIWPGARVGVAVSGGVDSWVLLQVLLLRQRIVPFPFEVMAIHLNPGFDATSHAPLAPWTAAHGVALHAEVTDYGPMAHGPENRKNSPCFLCAWHRRKRLFELCKHYGLTHLALGHNADDLVQTFFMNLFRNGRVEGLSPKEEYFGGELVLIRPLLLLEKPTIRRAAAQWKLQVWSNPCPSATNSERSRTEAWLRTVLSQDSAMHGSVYGALKRWQLDVLHRSQLGEHLQ is encoded by the coding sequence ATGAGTCGCCTTGGAAAATTGACCTTTGCCCAGAAAAAATGTCTCGGCCCCGCCGGCCTGTTGATGCAGCGTACGGGCATGATCTGGCCTGGAGCACGGGTAGGGGTGGCCGTGTCCGGGGGGGTGGACAGTTGGGTTTTGCTGCAAGTGCTCTTGTTGCGCCAGCGCATCGTTCCGTTCCCCTTCGAGGTGATGGCCATTCACCTCAACCCCGGGTTCGACGCGACCAGCCATGCTCCGCTGGCGCCGTGGACCGCGGCGCACGGCGTGGCCCTGCACGCTGAGGTCACCGACTACGGCCCCATGGCCCACGGCCCTGAAAACCGAAAAAACTCGCCCTGCTTTCTGTGCGCCTGGCACCGGCGCAAGCGCCTCTTCGAGCTGTGCAAGCACTATGGGCTGACCCATCTGGCCCTGGGCCACAATGCCGACGACCTGGTGCAGACCTTTTTCATGAATCTGTTTCGCAACGGACGGGTGGAAGGGCTGTCGCCCAAGGAGGAGTATTTCGGCGGAGAATTGGTCCTGATTCGGCCCTTGCTGCTGCTGGAAAAGCCTACGATCCGCCGCGCCGCGGCCCAGTGGAAGCTGCAAGTGTGGAGCAACCCCTGCCCGTCGGCCACCAATAGCGAACGATCAAGAACCGAGGCCTGGCTGCGGACCGTCTTATCCCAGGATTCCGCCATGCACGGCAGCGTCTATGGGGCACTGAAACGTTGGCAGCTTGACGTGCTGCATCGAAGTCAATTAGGTGAGCATTTGCAATGA
- a CDS encoding oligopeptide/dipeptide ABC transporter ATP-binding protein, whose translation MPSGLNPHAGTLLQLEGVVKRFQSGLFRRRTTVAVDGVSLSLEAGDSLAILGESGSGKSTLGRLIARLIPPTRGRILFQGQDLRSLNGAGPTFRRDVQMIFQDADGSLNPRLTIKQLLLEPLLVHGLSSSAMANGGHRGSNGNNAGKESGEPERLLDLAGLSPEILSRRPSEISGGQRQRIGILRALSLSPKLIVADEPLASLDRSVQAHILCLMRQAQERSNVAYVYISHDIATLRLIARRVAVIYKGQIMESGDVHAVLDAPVHPYTRRLIASDPSRLVLRSKRPAPAGAGRAAPASSGQNHGCGYAPLCPEACSDCTRIRPELKPVKGREVACLLT comes from the coding sequence ATGCCATCTGGCCTGAACCCCCATGCCGGGACGCTTCTTCAACTGGAAGGCGTGGTCAAGCGCTTCCAGTCCGGGCTGTTCCGCCGTCGGACCACCGTGGCCGTGGACGGCGTGAGCCTCAGCCTGGAGGCCGGCGATTCCCTGGCCATTCTGGGGGAGTCGGGCTCCGGCAAGAGCACCCTGGGGCGGCTCATTGCCCGTCTGATACCGCCAACGCGAGGTCGCATCCTGTTTCAGGGCCAAGACCTGCGCTCCCTGAACGGCGCCGGCCCGACCTTCAGACGCGACGTGCAGATGATCTTCCAGGATGCCGACGGTTCGCTGAATCCACGCCTGACCATCAAACAGCTGCTGCTTGAACCCTTGCTCGTGCATGGACTCTCATCCAGCGCCATGGCCAATGGGGGGCATAGGGGAAGCAACGGGAACAATGCGGGCAAGGAGTCCGGCGAGCCCGAGCGGTTGCTCGATCTCGCCGGACTCTCACCCGAAATCCTCTCCCGTCGGCCCAGCGAGATATCCGGAGGGCAACGCCAACGCATCGGCATCCTCCGAGCCCTGTCCCTGTCCCCAAAGCTCATCGTGGCCGACGAGCCCCTGGCCTCCCTGGACCGTTCGGTTCAGGCGCACATTCTCTGCCTGATGCGCCAGGCCCAGGAACGAAGCAACGTCGCCTACGTCTACATCTCCCACGACATCGCGACCCTGCGCCTCATCGCCAGGCGGGTGGCGGTCATTTACAAGGGTCAAATCATGGAAAGCGGCGACGTCCATGCCGTGCTCGATGCGCCGGTCCATCCGTATACCCGCCGCCTGATCGCCTCGGACCCTTCGCGGCTGGTGTTGAGATCAAAGCGCCCGGCACCGGCCGGTGCCGGGCGGGCCGCGCCCGCCTCGTCCGGCCAAAACCATGGATGCGGTTACGCCCCCTTGTGCCCGGAAGCCTGCTCCGACTGCACCCGCATTCGGCCCGAACTGAAGCCGGTCAAAGGCAGAGAGGTCGCCTGCCTCCTGACATAG
- a CDS encoding ABC transporter ATP-binding protein, producing MAEVIMSLLNVRDLFVHFPTREGVVRAVDGVSLDIAPGETWCLLGESGCGKSVVALSLLRLLPGSARVRGAIRFENHDVLSIREKEMERLRGGGMAMIFEQPAGYLAPAFTVGEQIVEAARAHTSMAHDQAWEWALHLLEEVRIPEPAKRARQYPHELSGGMQQRVMIAIALARKPRLLIADEPTTSLDLVMQAQIIELLHETVSRGKCALLLITHDCDVARTLCANTAVMYAGQLLETGTTDAVFTSPRHPYTQALFGALSGSEPHPIPGSAPSMINYPQGCRFQPRCSKSLKQCLHQPLDIREGCRCHLA from the coding sequence GTGGCTGAGGTGATCATGTCCCTGCTGAATGTCCGGGATCTCTTCGTGCATTTCCCCACTCGAGAGGGCGTGGTCCGCGCCGTGGACGGCGTGAGTCTGGATATTGCCCCCGGCGAGACCTGGTGTCTGCTTGGCGAGTCCGGTTGCGGCAAGTCCGTGGTGGCTTTGAGCCTGTTGCGCCTGTTGCCTGGTTCGGCCAGGGTGCGAGGCGCTATTCGATTTGAGAACCACGATGTCCTGAGTATCCGGGAAAAGGAGATGGAGCGGCTGCGCGGCGGGGGCATGGCCATGATTTTCGAACAGCCGGCCGGCTATCTCGCGCCCGCGTTTACGGTGGGCGAACAGATCGTGGAGGCGGCCAGGGCGCATACGAGCATGGCCCATGACCAGGCCTGGGAATGGGCCCTGCACCTCCTGGAGGAAGTGCGCATCCCCGAACCCGCCAAACGCGCCCGCCAATATCCCCATGAACTTTCCGGGGGCATGCAGCAACGGGTGATGATCGCCATTGCTCTGGCCCGAAAACCCAGGCTGCTCATCGCCGACGAGCCCACCACCTCCCTGGACCTGGTCATGCAGGCCCAGATCATCGAACTGCTGCATGAAACCGTCAGTCGCGGCAAATGCGCCCTGCTGCTCATCACCCACGACTGCGACGTGGCCAGAACCCTGTGCGCCAATACGGCCGTGATGTACGCGGGGCAGCTTTTGGAGACGGGAACCACCGACGCTGTCTTCACTTCACCACGCCACCCCTACACCCAGGCCCTGTTCGGCGCCCTTTCGGGCTCGGAACCCCATCCCATCCCCGGCAGCGCTCCGAGCATGATCAATTATCCCCAGGGCTGCCGCTTCCAGCCGCGCTGTTCCAAGTCCCTGAAGCAGTGCCTTCATCAACCGCTGGACATCCGGGAGGGCTGTCGATGCCATCTGGCCTGA
- a CDS encoding ABC transporter permease: MSKPSTDARSAGFLGFAMGCTLLALLLLAGFFASWIAPHAPQEQYLSKRLSGPSKEFPLGTDSLGRCVASRLLYGIKPTIGLAGAITVGCLLVGVTVGLAAVLVRGMDGFLMRTTDCFFSFPTMVLVLVIVGILGPSPGSIALALILPGWPKYARVVRNSALSISQRTFVEATRAIGAGRWYLIRRCYLPNLLEPIGAIATIGMGQRIVSIAGLGMLGLGVPPPTPEWGGMLQKGLTVLPIAPHIALSAGGAIVLATLAFTLVGDGLRDVLSPGRPAGEELWLR, from the coding sequence ATGTCGAAGCCGTCCACTGACGCCCGCTCCGCCGGTTTCCTCGGTTTTGCCATGGGTTGCACGCTTCTGGCTCTCCTGCTGCTGGCCGGTTTTTTCGCCTCCTGGATCGCTCCCCACGCCCCCCAGGAGCAATACCTGTCCAAACGCCTCAGCGGCCCCTCAAAGGAATTCCCCTTGGGTACGGACAGCCTGGGACGGTGCGTGGCCAGCCGACTGCTCTACGGCATCAAGCCGACCATCGGACTGGCCGGCGCCATTACCGTGGGCTGCCTGCTGGTGGGCGTGACCGTCGGACTGGCCGCGGTGCTCGTGCGTGGCATGGATGGGTTCTTGATGCGCACGACGGACTGCTTCTTTTCCTTTCCGACCATGGTCCTGGTTCTGGTGATCGTCGGCATTCTGGGACCGAGCCCGGGCAGCATCGCCCTGGCCCTGATCCTTCCGGGCTGGCCCAAGTACGCCCGGGTGGTTCGCAACTCGGCCCTGAGCATCAGCCAACGCACCTTCGTGGAAGCCACGCGGGCCATCGGCGCCGGCCGCTGGTACCTGATCCGGCGCTGCTACCTGCCCAACCTGCTCGAACCCATCGGAGCCATCGCCACCATCGGCATGGGCCAACGCATCGTGAGCATCGCCGGACTAGGCATGCTGGGCCTCGGCGTCCCCCCGCCCACGCCGGAATGGGGCGGGATGCTCCAGAAAGGACTGACCGTGTTGCCCATCGCCCCGCATATCGCGCTCTCCGCCGGCGGAGCCATTGTCCTGGCCACCCTGGCATTCACCCTTGTCGGCGACGGCCTGCGGGACGTGCTCAGTCCCGGTCGCCCGGCTGGGGAGGAATTGTGGCTGAGGTGA
- a CDS encoding ABC transporter permease has protein sequence MIGFLARRLLAMIPVLFGVSLLAFFALLMSPGDVATITLAAKTGIETPSQEAIEAQRRELRLDAPLHVQYVSWLGRVLTGDLGHSYLTGRPVTRELARVFPATAALACLSLAVVLLLAVPIGVVAARHRGRPLDRAALAGSLFLSCVPDFFLGLILIVVFSISLGLTPVAGFTDMRGIILPALTLGLANAAISARLMRAGMIQALEEKHLLAAKARGLTRRVVVWKHALRQALVPLSSYVGTQFGYFFGGAVVVEVIFVWPGLGRLLVDSVNSRDIFVVQGCVLAITAIYVLINLGVDILQWILDPRTRHVEAVH, from the coding sequence ATGATCGGATTTCTGGCGCGCAGGCTGCTGGCCATGATCCCGGTGCTCTTCGGGGTCAGCCTGCTGGCCTTTTTCGCCCTGCTCATGAGTCCCGGCGATGTGGCCACCATCACCCTGGCCGCCAAGACGGGCATCGAAACCCCTTCGCAAGAGGCCATCGAGGCGCAGCGACGGGAACTGCGCCTGGACGCTCCGCTGCACGTGCAATACGTGAGTTGGCTGGGGAGAGTGCTTACCGGCGACCTGGGCCATTCCTATCTGACCGGCCGCCCGGTGACCCGTGAGCTGGCGCGGGTGTTTCCAGCCACAGCGGCCCTGGCGTGCTTGTCCTTGGCAGTGGTCCTGCTGCTGGCCGTGCCCATTGGAGTGGTTGCCGCCCGCCATCGGGGGCGGCCTTTGGACCGGGCGGCCTTGGCCGGGTCCCTGTTCCTCAGTTGCGTTCCGGATTTTTTTCTGGGCCTGATCCTCATCGTGGTGTTCTCCATATCCCTGGGCCTGACCCCTGTGGCCGGATTCACCGATATGCGGGGCATCATTCTGCCGGCCCTGACCCTGGGACTGGCCAATGCGGCCATTTCCGCGCGTCTGATGCGAGCCGGCATGATTCAGGCTCTGGAAGAAAAACACCTGTTGGCGGCCAAGGCCAGAGGGCTCACCCGGCGCGTGGTCGTCTGGAAACACGCCTTGCGCCAGGCTCTGGTCCCCTTGAGCAGCTACGTTGGAACCCAGTTCGGCTATTTTTTCGGAGGGGCCGTGGTGGTGGAGGTCATTTTCGTTTGGCCGGGGCTGGGGCGCCTGCTGGTGGATTCCGTCAATTCCAGGGACATCTTCGTTGTCCAGGGTTGTGTTTTGGCCATTACCGCGATCTACGTCCTGATCAACCTGGGGGTCGATATCCTGCAATGGATCCTGGACCCGAGAACGCGACATGTCGAAGCCGTCCACTGA
- a CDS encoding class I SAM-dependent methyltransferase, producing MRSERWNASNAKAYDAYRFLSKDQGWRNLLRGMLQGVPSGATVLEMGAGTGFITSILAAEGYQVLGFDLSEDMLDRARQNLADRGLSDRVSLRQGDAESVDLPDSTVDAVVSRWVLWTLPRPRLAIAEAARVLKPGGIAAFIDGRVLSQGWAARWRGQLTDYFLTGRKPGWRDACYANFDDKLPRISAEEVAECLTEQGLEVREVDTDVDRITDGPVRSWLMGGGWTSHAVSAVKPI from the coding sequence ATGCGCTCGGAGCGCTGGAACGCTTCCAACGCCAAGGCCTACGACGCCTACCGGTTTCTTTCCAAGGACCAGGGTTGGCGAAATCTGCTTCGGGGCATGCTCCAGGGCGTGCCTTCCGGCGCGACGGTTTTGGAGATGGGGGCGGGAACGGGCTTCATCACGTCGATCCTGGCCGCGGAAGGATACCAGGTGCTGGGCTTTGACTTGTCCGAGGACATGCTCGACCGGGCCAGGCAGAATCTGGCCGACAGGGGCCTGAGCGACCGGGTCAGCCTCCGGCAGGGCGACGCCGAATCCGTGGACCTGCCCGATTCCACCGTGGACGCCGTGGTCAGCCGCTGGGTGCTCTGGACCCTGCCGCGCCCTCGCCTGGCCATTGCCGAGGCGGCCCGTGTGCTCAAGCCCGGCGGCATCGCCGCGTTCATCGACGGCCGGGTTTTGAGCCAGGGGTGGGCGGCGCGCTGGCGGGGTCAGCTTACGGACTATTTCCTGACCGGAAGAAAACCGGGCTGGCGGGATGCGTGCTACGCCAACTTCGACGACAAACTGCCGCGCATCAGCGCCGAGGAAGTTGCCGAATGCCTGACGGAACAGGGCCTTGAGGTGCGCGAGGTGGACACCGATGTGGACCGGATCACCGACGGCCCGGTCCGGAGCTGGCTCATGGGCGGCGGCTGGACGTCGCATGCCGTGAGCGCCGTTAAACCGATATGA
- a CDS encoding ABC transporter substrate-binding protein, which produces MQQYLYRVLLLIAVVFSLTVGFASAAEKTLRVGAQWATRTMDPQVDGYLFTRLGVVEGLTAVDDKLNVLPNLATEWKVSDDKLTWTFTLRDGVSFHDGTLLTAPVYLKALQRLMEKGALLKNVPLETIEAPDDATLIFRTSKPFSPLAAYLARGEAGALAPASFDAAGEVIKPLGTGVFMVDSWELRENVVVVPHPSHWGTVKPKVDRVVYRVVPEALTRLAMLRGGELDVAMIMPADAARSLANSKDFTIHAMPIGRCRMMSFNLTREPFSDPLARKALNLALNRQEIVDAILDGIGEPARTLFPSQIMWANAELDGFEHDPATARELLAQAGWKEANKDGILEKDGKPLRVRLVTYPERAELPPMAEVIQQQLAKVGMAADIVSLQVNAAEQTRNAGDFDLYLMGRGLLFVPDPDDNLMLDYFSENTAKDGWGAFRYNNPRMDELLLAARTTFDQGERKKIYDEVQIILEQDMPMAYLNYYVNIDLVSNRVSGYRMHTIEHTLGLEHVGLR; this is translated from the coding sequence ATGCAACAGTATTTGTATCGCGTGCTACTACTGATTGCCGTCGTGTTCAGCCTGACCGTCGGATTTGCCTCGGCCGCTGAAAAGACCCTGCGTGTTGGCGCGCAGTGGGCCACGAGAACCATGGATCCGCAAGTCGACGGTTATCTGTTCACCCGCCTGGGCGTGGTTGAAGGGTTGACCGCCGTGGACGACAAGCTCAACGTGCTTCCCAATCTGGCCACGGAATGGAAAGTCAGCGACGACAAACTGACCTGGACCTTCACCCTGCGCGACGGGGTGTCTTTCCATGACGGCACCCTTTTGACGGCCCCGGTTTACCTGAAGGCCCTGCAACGGCTGATGGAGAAAGGAGCACTGCTGAAGAACGTCCCGCTGGAGACGATTGAGGCCCCGGACGACGCGACGCTGATCTTCAGGACCTCCAAGCCCTTTTCGCCGCTGGCGGCCTATCTGGCCAGGGGCGAAGCCGGCGCCTTGGCCCCGGCATCCTTCGACGCCGCCGGCGAAGTCATCAAGCCTTTAGGCACGGGCGTCTTCATGGTCGATTCCTGGGAACTCCGGGAGAACGTGGTCGTCGTTCCCCATCCATCCCATTGGGGGACGGTCAAACCCAAGGTGGACAGGGTTGTGTACAGAGTGGTTCCGGAAGCCCTGACCCGCCTGGCCATGCTCCGGGGCGGCGAACTGGACGTGGCCATGATCATGCCCGCCGATGCCGCGCGCTCCCTGGCCAATTCCAAGGACTTCACCATCCACGCCATGCCCATCGGCCGTTGCCGGATGATGTCCTTCAATCTCACCCGGGAACCATTTTCCGATCCACTGGCGCGCAAGGCGCTCAACCTGGCTCTGAATCGCCAGGAAATCGTTGACGCGATTCTCGACGGCATCGGCGAACCGGCCCGGACCCTTTTCCCTTCACAGATCATGTGGGCCAACGCGGAACTTGACGGTTTTGAGCACGACCCGGCGACCGCCAGGGAACTCCTGGCCCAGGCAGGTTGGAAAGAAGCAAACAAGGACGGAATCCTGGAAAAGGACGGCAAACCCCTGCGCGTCAGGCTCGTGACCTACCCGGAACGCGCGGAGCTGCCGCCCATGGCCGAGGTCATCCAGCAGCAACTGGCCAAAGTCGGCATGGCCGCGGACATCGTCTCCCTGCAGGTCAATGCGGCGGAACAGACCAGAAATGCCGGGGACTTCGATCTGTACTTGATGGGGAGAGGACTGCTTTTTGTGCCTGATCCGGACGACAATCTAATGCTGGATTACTTCTCCGAAAACACGGCCAAGGACGGCTGGGGGGCGTTCCGCTACAACAATCCCCGCATGGACGAGCTGCTCCTGGCGGCCAGGACGACCTTTGATCAAGGTGAGCGAAAAAAGATCTATGACGAAGTGCAAATCATCCTTGAGCAGGACATGCCCATGGCTTACCTGAACTACTATGTGAACATCGACCTGGTCTCCAACAGGGTCTCCGGCTACAGGATGCACACCATTGAGCACACTTTGGGCCTGGAACACGTGGGGTTGCGTTGA
- a CDS encoding class I SAM-dependent methyltransferase, with protein MNIDWKSAWKDAVARMSSISHVGYWNERADDYDDFIRTSEFAYGKIMADVLIQADMFGSESRVLEIASGVGAVTLPLASRCAEVVAIEPARRMADRLAENAKTHGLTNIEIRRRTLEEAMGDIPENSFDFTLMCHASWQFPDMLEVVRFMDASSRKGACLADTAGFDDQVQGRMYKAFGIEADCTDRFPYLYNLLYAEGYRPNVRMIPHAMRRSVDSALSMWKLVLGKYRVPTAEDLAVIQDHVHQRAREGLYEVPSVMAVMWWDKRSGLV; from the coding sequence ATGAATATCGACTGGAAAAGCGCCTGGAAGGATGCGGTTGCGCGGATGAGCAGCATCAGCCATGTCGGCTACTGGAACGAGCGCGCGGACGACTATGACGACTTCATCCGTACCAGCGAGTTTGCCTACGGAAAGATAATGGCGGATGTTCTGATCCAGGCCGACATGTTCGGTTCTGAGAGCAGAGTGCTGGAGATCGCCTCCGGGGTGGGCGCCGTGACCCTGCCTCTGGCCTCGCGCTGCGCAGAGGTAGTGGCCATCGAGCCCGCGCGGCGGATGGCCGACCGGCTCGCGGAAAATGCCAAGACCCACGGTTTGACGAACATTGAAATCCGTCGCCGGACCCTGGAAGAGGCCATGGGCGACATTCCCGAGAACTCTTTCGACTTCACGTTGATGTGCCATGCCTCCTGGCAGTTCCCGGACATGCTGGAAGTGGTCCGCTTCATGGACGCATCGAGCCGCAAAGGAGCCTGCCTGGCGGATACCGCGGGGTTCGACGATCAGGTCCAGGGCCGGATGTACAAGGCCTTTGGTATTGAGGCGGATTGCACGGACCGCTTTCCCTATCTGTACAACCTCCTCTACGCTGAGGGATACCGACCCAATGTACGGATGATCCCCCATGCCATGCGCCGATCCGTGGATTCGGCCCTGAGCATGTGGAAGCTGGTGCTGGGCAAGTACCGCGTTCCCACCGCGGAAGATCTCGCGGTGATCCAGGACCACGTGCATCAGCGGGCCAGGGAGGGCCTCTATGAAGTGCCTTCGGTCATGGCCGTGATGTGGTGGGATAAACGCTCAGGACTGGTGTGA
- a CDS encoding FmdE family protein has protein sequence MHDTLTQEHIDKVVDFHGHECPGLWIGIRAAELCLRELGHNDENPITAVVETDMCGVDGIQVLTGCTLGKGNLIHKDLGKMAFTFYRASDGKALRAMFQREAMGPEGEEMRELMKKVFSGQATEDEKERAKSLKATTRRRIFDVPLTALFTVAPPAAPAPRPAIILDSLICTACGESTMESRTRRFAGETYCISCFEEVEQKH, from the coding sequence ATGCACGACACGCTGACCCAAGAACACATCGACAAGGTCGTGGACTTTCACGGCCATGAATGCCCAGGCCTGTGGATCGGCATCCGCGCAGCGGAATTGTGCCTGCGCGAGCTGGGTCACAACGACGAAAACCCGATTACCGCCGTGGTGGAAACGGACATGTGCGGGGTGGACGGCATTCAGGTGCTGACCGGCTGCACCCTCGGCAAAGGCAACCTGATCCACAAAGATCTGGGAAAAATGGCGTTCACCTTCTACCGCGCTAGTGACGGCAAAGCCCTGCGCGCAATGTTCCAGCGGGAGGCCATGGGGCCGGAAGGCGAAGAAATGCGGGAGTTGATGAAAAAGGTGTTCTCCGGTCAGGCCACGGAAGATGAAAAGGAACGAGCCAAGTCGCTCAAGGCCACGACTCGCCGACGCATCTTCGATGTCCCTCTGACAGCCCTGTTCACCGTCGCCCCTCCGGCCGCCCCCGCGCCCCGCCCGGCAATAATCCTGGACAGTCTGATCTGCACGGCTTGCGGCGAATCCACGATGGAATCGCGCACCCGGCGCTTTGCCGGAGAGACCTACTGCATCTCGTGCTTTGAAGAGGTGGAACAAAAACACTGA
- a CDS encoding DUF4198 domain-containing protein, producing MLHTRLWLGTLLLCLFTAVPAFAHYLWVEPGEEAYHVRRGLIPDGIDAFDARHITVIRAFDSKGQGTEIERFNEPDGVRIAFGVNPAVLAVTAEWGHRVNTPDGKKFLSKPEAAEQGFEVLSAFTSTQYSKTFFSSGGLWREPFDIPLEIVALSEQDNLFPGDMLILKVLFNGKPLPDCPVRYSLSKEESRTDKDGIVHILIAGDGWQSFFATHTEVEPETSDVDYRQLMSFFNFSLK from the coding sequence ATGCTCCACACAAGATTATGGCTCGGGACGCTGTTGCTTTGTCTGTTCACCGCCGTTCCGGCCTTTGCGCACTACCTGTGGGTCGAGCCCGGGGAGGAAGCCTATCATGTCCGGCGGGGGCTGATTCCCGACGGGATCGACGCTTTTGATGCGCGCCATATTACCGTAATCAGGGCATTTGACAGCAAAGGGCAGGGCACGGAGATCGAAAGATTCAATGAGCCGGACGGGGTTCGGATCGCTTTCGGCGTAAACCCGGCGGTCCTGGCCGTGACCGCGGAATGGGGGCATCGGGTGAACACCCCGGACGGCAAGAAATTTCTGTCGAAACCGGAGGCAGCGGAGCAAGGCTTCGAGGTGCTTTCAGCCTTCACGTCAACGCAGTATTCCAAAACCTTTTTTTCGTCGGGTGGGCTTTGGCGGGAACCTTTCGACATCCCCCTAGAGATCGTCGCGCTCTCGGAACAGGACAATCTGTTCCCAGGTGATATGCTGATCCTGAAAGTCCTGTTTAACGGAAAGCCCCTGCCGGATTGTCCTGTCAGATACAGCCTGTCCAAGGAAGAATCGCGCACGGATAAGGACGGCATTGTCCACATCCTGATTGCGGGGGACGGATGGCAGTCCTTTTTTGCCACCCATACCGAAGTCGAACCCGAAACATCGGACGTCGACTATCGGCAACTCATGAGCTTCTTCAATTTTTCCCTGAAATAG